The following proteins come from a genomic window of bacterium:
- a CDS encoding transketolase has translation MPHLHEDKIKFLESKANEIRISLIESLIAAGSGHTAGPLGMADIFTAFYFHILNHDPKNPLWEERDRLILSNGHITPIRYATMAHAGYFPIEDLKTLRKFGSPLQGHPERERLPAVETTSGPLGSGLGQAAGYAYGARMDGKKFRVYCLMSDGEQQAGNTWEAAMFAGNNRLANLTAVMDRNNIQINGPTEDIMPLEPLRAKYEAFNWHVIEVGGHDFEEFVAAVEEAKAVLEKPTLILAHVIPGKGIKEIEGDYRWHGCTPGGGPEDVFKKAEQGAKFLEELRALGEMIKNAHV, from the coding sequence ATGCCCCACCTCCACGAAGACAAAATAAAATTTCTAGAGAGTAAAGCGAATGAGATTCGCATTTCGCTCATTGAGTCACTTATCGCAGCTGGCTCTGGCCACACGGCAGGCCCCTTGGGCATGGCGGATATTTTCACCGCGTTTTATTTTCACATCCTTAATCACGATCCGAAAAATCCGCTCTGGGAAGAACGGGATAGACTCATCCTTTCAAATGGTCACATCACGCCGATCCGTTATGCTACCATGGCGCACGCGGGGTATTTTCCGATTGAGGATTTGAAAACATTGCGGAAATTCGGCTCGCCCCTTCAAGGGCACCCCGAGCGCGAGCGTTTGCCCGCGGTCGAGACCACGTCCGGGCCGCTCGGTTCCGGACTCGGCCAGGCGGCGGGGTACGCCTACGGCGCGCGCATGGACGGCAAGAAATTTCGCGTCTATTGCCTCATGTCCGACGGCGAGCAGCAGGCGGGGAATACCTGGGAGGCGGCGATGTTTGCGGGGAATAACAGGCTCGCGAACCTCACGGCGGTGATGGACAGAAACAATATACAAATAAACGGTCCCACAGAGGACATTATGCCCCTCGAGCCTTTGCGCGCGAAGTACGAGGCGTTCAACTGGCATGTGATCGAAGTCGGCGGTCACGATTTTGAGGAGTTCGTCGCGGCGGTCGAGGAAGCAAAAGCAGTACTTGAAAAACCGACGCTTATCCTCGCGCACGTGATCCCGGGCAAAGGCATCAAAGAGATCGAAGGCGACTACCGCTGGCACGGCTGTACCCCGGGAGGCGGGCCCGAGGACGTGTTTAAGAAAGCGGAGCAGGGGGCGAAGTTTTTGGAGGAACTGCGGGCGCTTGGAGAAATGATTAAAAACGCACACGTGTAG
- a CDS encoding sigma-70 family RNA polymerase sigma factor has product MSDFDIVIEGGQVAVPQSTKSSCAESTALNAGNPLERLLQRSEIRSLIARILRGEPVTSVEKRAALSEGQCEDAQARVALADLIFIALRGPDRRPDTDHSIREQQPEQVAKPLAAQPRRGRGRPRAEPLLSFDEAVRALPLLTRREAQVFKLRYGIGGKGQKSVSETASYLGVSTANVYTTERSAYVRLKRSSVVPQPGQQSGTESADQRTPHTIERTLPKKPEQNRERHFPRSERRRGPRPKADKPVDDALREFEQERLRALVLEDAREMHGERESAARALFTEAPEARYEPEAWIGTISAYFAAAVRRPLLSAEETLQLFKKIDAERSEIEALLSAHPAGALSLEAARRERPPWHNLVRWMTLRERENEPHTSEEKDRDARDRELLDMSETTTEDEETDDPEVAPGRVLSRALEILEGRLLKDGSTLACAALSVLLSEATPRLSRLMALETEAFEHNMRLVTSIASRFQGLGLEYLDLVQEGNIGLMRAIEKYDWRRGIHLSTYAVWWIRQAIFRAVWDKGSTIRIPVHIREATMKLRAAHARIMARSAGGREPTDEDLALELDWEVSEVSKVRDTLRLDSTRSLDQPVSSHSSGSDSDGTALLAFIPDANASDAGDPVTDIERREDVAQLLKTLSPREERVLRLHYGIVEEKPQTLEQIGRVFGVSRERIRQIEVKAFSKLRRRMQALDISSEEEMGEKLQSFFSHPREDSREAQRRA; this is encoded by the coding sequence ATGTCTGACTTCGATATCGTGATCGAAGGGGGACAGGTCGCTGTCCCCCAATCAACCAAATCGTCCTGCGCCGAGAGTACCGCTTTGAACGCGGGCAACCCCCTCGAGCGTTTACTGCAACGATCAGAGATACGCTCTCTTATAGCGCGTATACTCCGCGGCGAGCCGGTGACGAGCGTCGAAAAGCGCGCGGCGCTCTCCGAGGGGCAGTGCGAGGATGCGCAAGCGCGCGTGGCGCTCGCTGATCTTATCTTTATCGCTCTGCGGGGCCCCGACCGACGTCCTGATACGGATCACTCCATCCGAGAGCAGCAACCCGAGCAAGTGGCGAAGCCCTTGGCAGCGCAACCTCGACGTGGTCGTGGACGGCCGCGAGCGGAGCCACTGTTGTCTTTTGATGAGGCAGTGCGTGCCCTACCGCTCTTGACCCGTCGCGAGGCACAGGTTTTCAAACTTCGCTATGGCATTGGTGGTAAGGGCCAGAAGTCTGTCTCAGAGACTGCGTCCTACTTGGGGGTTTCGACCGCGAATGTATATACAACCGAGCGCAGCGCTTATGTGAGGCTCAAACGCTCCTCTGTCGTGCCGCAACCGGGACAACAAAGCGGTACAGAATCGGCGGATCAACGCACGCCACACACGATAGAAAGGACGTTGCCAAAGAAGCCAGAACAGAACCGCGAGCGGCATTTTCCCAGGTCCGAAAGGCGGCGTGGCCCGAGGCCAAAGGCAGACAAGCCCGTCGATGATGCACTGCGTGAGTTTGAGCAGGAGCGGCTGCGTGCGCTCGTCCTTGAAGACGCTCGCGAAATGCATGGCGAGCGCGAGAGCGCGGCGAGAGCTTTGTTCACCGAAGCCCCGGAAGCCCGGTACGAGCCGGAGGCGTGGATTGGCACGATCAGCGCGTACTTTGCTGCCGCAGTGCGCCGTCCTCTTTTGTCGGCAGAGGAGACGTTGCAACTTTTCAAGAAGATTGATGCCGAGCGCAGCGAGATCGAGGCGCTCCTCAGCGCTCACCCTGCCGGCGCTCTCTCGCTTGAGGCTGCTCGACGGGAGCGCCCACCGTGGCACAACCTCGTTCGCTGGATGACGCTAAGGGAGAGAGAGAATGAACCGCACACGTCTGAGGAGAAGGACAGAGACGCTCGAGATCGAGAGTTGCTCGATATGTCGGAGACGACCACTGAAGATGAGGAGACAGACGATCCAGAAGTTGCTCCAGGTCGGGTGCTCTCGCGCGCACTCGAGATACTCGAGGGACGACTTCTGAAGGATGGGTCTACGCTCGCATGCGCGGCGCTCTCCGTGCTTCTTTCTGAAGCTACGCCACGCCTCTCTCGGCTCATGGCGCTTGAGACAGAAGCCTTCGAGCACAACATGCGTCTGGTCACCTCGATTGCCTCACGGTTTCAGGGATTAGGGCTTGAGTACCTTGATCTTGTACAGGAGGGTAATATCGGCCTCATGCGGGCGATTGAGAAGTACGACTGGCGGCGAGGAATCCACCTCTCGACGTACGCAGTGTGGTGGATTCGACAGGCGATTTTCCGAGCGGTTTGGGACAAGGGCAGCACGATCAGAATTCCGGTGCATATACGCGAGGCGACAATGAAACTACGTGCGGCTCATGCGCGCATCATGGCGCGGTCGGCAGGCGGTCGCGAACCTACGGACGAGGATCTTGCGCTCGAGCTCGATTGGGAGGTTAGCGAGGTATCCAAGGTGCGCGATACTCTCCGGCTAGACTCTACGCGCTCGCTCGATCAGCCGGTTTCGAGCCATTCGTCCGGATCCGACTCGGATGGGACGGCGCTCCTCGCGTTCATTCCTGATGCGAATGCGTCTGATGCCGGAGACCCTGTTACTGACATCGAGCGTCGAGAGGACGTAGCGCAGCTCCTTAAGACGCTCTCGCCGAGAGAGGAGAGGGTGCTGCGCCTGCATTATGGTATTGTCGAGGAGAAACCGCAGACACTCGAGCAGATTGGACGGGTTTTTGGCGTCTCGCGCGAGCGGATCCGGCAGATTGAGGTGAAAGCGTTTTCTAAATTACGACGGCGCATGCAGGCGCTCGACATCTCCTCGGAAGAGGAAATGGGAGAGAAGTTGCAATCGTTCTTTTCTCATCCGCGCGAGGACTCGCGCGAAGCACAGAGGAGAGCGTGA
- a CDS encoding PIN domain-containing protein: MEYNRKILVDANVFIALLNKDDALHLRAVALWADMKQENRELVTLNVVASEALTVLSQRGSKALALELAETLYGDGKNDIEMVYADRMLEERALERFRSIRSKNFSFVDTIILAALERYAIPALASFDRILERYASAGTLRQV; the protein is encoded by the coding sequence ATGGAATATAACCGAAAAATATTGGTTGACGCGAACGTGTTTATTGCCCTTTTGAACAAAGATGACGCACTGCATCTCCGGGCAGTCGCTCTTTGGGCCGACATGAAGCAAGAAAATCGCGAGCTCGTTACCTTGAATGTTGTCGCGTCTGAGGCGCTGACCGTTTTGAGCCAGCGAGGAAGCAAGGCGCTCGCGCTTGAATTGGCCGAGACGCTGTACGGTGATGGTAAAAATGATATAGAAATGGTATATGCCGACCGCATGCTCGAAGAGAGAGCGCTCGAGCGATTTCGGAGCATTCGCAGTAAAAATTTTAGTTTTGTTGACACTATCATTTTGGCGGCATTAGAGCGGTACGCCATACCGGCGCTCGCCTCGTTTGATCGCATCCTTGAGAGGTATGCGAGCGCCGGTACCTTACGGCAGGTGTAA
- a CDS encoding DUF5674 family protein, which produces MEPKLIREKVKPDELVRLIRDGLYDTMAKLAVDVERGILAIGGEWHSDAEEVLTADGSQANNVWGVNFYPWKESRERIVYTSLINLKPLVPHRKMEITDLGMRTKIHDLVTRLLLYDDETLPAE; this is translated from the coding sequence ATGGAGCCGAAACTGATACGTGAAAAAGTCAAGCCGGACGAATTGGTAAGACTGATACGCGATGGACTTTACGATACGATGGCGAAACTTGCAGTAGATGTTGAGCGCGGGATTCTTGCAATAGGCGGCGAGTGGCATTCCGACGCAGAGGAAGTGTTGACCGCGGATGGTTCTCAAGCGAATAATGTGTGGGGCGTAAATTTTTATCCTTGGAAAGAGTCGCGGGAGCGCATTGTCTATACATCGCTCATTAACCTCAAGCCGCTCGTTCCGCATCGAAAGATGGAGATTACGGATCTGGGCATGCGAACGAAGATACATGATCTTGTCACGCGGTTATTGCTCTATGACGACGAAACCTTACCAGCCGAATAG